In Carya illinoinensis cultivar Pawnee chromosome 10, C.illinoinensisPawnee_v1, whole genome shotgun sequence, one DNA window encodes the following:
- the LOC122279250 gene encoding protein FAR-RED IMPAIRED RESPONSE 1-like isoform X1, translated as MGIDLEQPSGELHKEDNRPNVNVSMVDGRNEGYDRDSSITPNAAGNDKENTGPNVNGRISDSRKKGHAGEGINLDSFKILEPHDAMEFESKEEAFSFYKDYAKSVGFAAIIKASRRSRISGKFIDAKFACTRYGSKRERKTDESVEPVLNVDSTINVPGKRRRGRINLSWTKTDCKACMHVKRRQDGRWIICSIIKEHNHEIFPDQAYYFRGHRNLDLDCSNVDALHAIRARTKKMYVTKSRESGGYKKIDKQKGGVTKQLDSGKHLALEEGDAKLLLDHFMNMQDENPNFFYAIDLNEEQRLRNVFWVDAKSRLDYGSFGDVVFFDTTNIKNENKLPLAPFVGVNHHFQFLLLGSALLSEETKSTYVWLMHVWLRSMGGHAPRVILTDQDKALKEAIAEVFPDTRHCYCLWHILSKIHEKLSYVIRQHENFMSKFNKCIFKSWTNEQFERRWEKMVERFNLRNDIWFQQLYEDRQQWVPTYMKDVCLAGMSTAQRLESINFFFDKYMPRKTTLKEFLEQYKAILREKCEEEAKADFETWHKQPGLKSPSPFGKQLATLYTHAIFKKFQNEVLGVVACHPRKESEDGATKTFRVQDFEENQDFIVVWNEITSDVSCLCHLFEFNGFLCRHIMIVLQMSGVHRIPSQYILKRWTKDAKNRETTGEGSAIVESRVQRYNDLCRRAFKLGDEGSLSQESYNIALNALEEALRKCECVNNSIQSETVPSPQSTQGPQCLGEVNRGNTTSKTNKKNSASKKRQVHSEPQVISIGAHDSWQQMGHSDIQAPALDCSYESQESMQGMEQFTSRAAALEGYFGTQQIMQGMGQLNPVGPSRGDYYSNQHNMQGLGQLNSIAPIHDSHYLTQHRLQGMGQLHFRPPTTTTCFDVQDGLQDMDQSNVGPTQLHGMAPKHIYPKHFSQ; from the exons ATGGGGATAGATCTTGAGCAGCCTTCGGGGGAATTACACAAGGAAGACAATAGGCCTAACGTGAATGTTAGTATGGTAGATGGTAGAAATGAAGGCTATGACAGAGATAGTTCAATCACTCCAAATGCTGCTGGAAATGATAAGGAAAATACAGGACCAAATGTAAATGGAAGAATATCAGATAGTAGAAAGAAGGGGCATGCTGGAGAGGGAATAAACTTggattctttcaaaattttagaGCCTCATGATGCAATGGAATTTGAATCAAAGGAGGAAGCTTTTTCATTCTATAAAGACTATGCGAAGTCTGTGGGATTTGCTGCTATAATAAAGGCCAGCCGTCGATCCAGGATATCTGGAAAATTTATTGATGCAAAATTTGCATGTACTAGATATGGAAGCAAGCGAGAACGTAAAACAGATGAAAGTGTGGAACCTGTTTTAAATGTAGACAGCACAATAAACGTTCCTGGAAAAAGAAGACGAGGTAGGATTAATCTATCTTGGACAAAAACAGATTGCAAGGCCTGCATGCATGTTAAGAGAAGGCAAGATGGTAGATGGATTATATGTAGTATCATAAAGGAGCATAACCATGAAATTTTCCCAGACCAAGCCTATTACTTTCGGGGTCATAGGAATTTAGATCTAGATTGTAGTAATGTTGATGCATTGCATGCCATCCGGGCGAGAACAAAAAAGATGTATGTTACAAAGTCGAGAGAATCTGGTGGCTATAAGAAAATTGACAAGCAGAAAGGTGGCGTCACCAAGCAATTAGATAGCGGAAAGCATTTGGCTTTAGAAGAAGGAGATGCCAAACTTTTGCTCGACCATTTCATGAATATGCAAGATGAGAATCCTAACTTTTTTTATGCAATAGATCTAAATGAAGAGCAGCGTCTAAGAAATGTTTTTTGGGTTGATGCCAAAAGCAGGCTTGATTACGGCAGTTTTGGTGATGTAGTCTTTTTTGACACCACAAATATTAAGAATGAGAATAAATTGCCGCTGGCTCCCTTTGTTGGTGTGAATCATCATTTTCAGTTCCTATTGCTTGGATCTGCATTATTGTCTGAAGAAACTAAATCAACATATGTTTGGTTAATGCATGTTTGGCTTAGATCAATGGGTGGACATGCTCCTAGAGTGATACTGACTGACCAGGACAAAGCTCTGAAAGAAGCTATTGCAGAGGTCTTTCCTGATACTCGTCATTGTTATTGTTTATGGCACATACTTAGCAAAATTCATGAGAAGCTCAGTTATGTAATTAGGCAACATGAGAATTTTATGTCTAAATTTAACAAATGCATTTTTAAGTCCTGGACTAATGAACAGTTTGAAAGGAGATGGGAAAAAATGGTTGAGAGATTCAACTTAAGAAATGACATCTGGTTCCAGCAACTGTATGAAGATCGTCAACAGTGGGTACCTACATATATGAAGGACGTTTGTTTGGCTGGGATGTCTACAGCCCAACGTTTGGAAAGTATAAACTTTTTCTTTGACAAATACATGCCAAGGAAAACTACATTGAAGGAGTTCTTAGAACAGTATAAAGCAATTCTAAGAGAGAAATGTGAAGAGGAAGCAAAAGCAGATTTTGAAACTTGGCATAAACAGCCAGGGTTGAAATCTCCATCACCTTTTGGAAAACAGTTGGCAACTTTATACACACATGCGATATTTAAGAAGTTCCAAAATGAGGTTTTGGGAGTAGTTGCTTGTCatccaagaaaagaaagtgaagaTGGAGCAACCAAAACCTTTAGGGTTCAAGATTTTGAAGAGAATCAAGATTTTATTGTGGTGTGGAATGAAATAACTTCAGATGTATCTTGTTTATGCCACTTGTTTGAATTCAACGGTTTCCTTTGTAGGCATATAATGATTGTTCTCCAAATGTCTGGTGTGCACAGAATTCCATCTCAGTATATATTGAAACGCTGGACAAAGGATGCAAAGAATAGAGAAACAACGGGAGAAGGTTCAGCTATTGTTGAGTCTAGAGTTCAACGCTACAATGACCTATGTCGACGGGCCTTTAAGTTGGGTGATGAAGGGTCTTTATCTCAAGAGAGTTACAATATTGCATTGAATGCACTAGAAGAAGCTTTGAGAAAGTGTGAGTGTGTAAATAACTCAATTCAGAGTGAAACAGTACCAAGCCCACAATCAACTCAAGGTCCTCAATGCCTTGGAGAGGTGAACCGAGGTAACACGACTAGcaagacaaataaaaaaaatagtgcatCTAAAAAACGACAG GTACATTCAGAGCCACAGGTCATATCAATTGGGGCCCATGACAGCTGGCAACAAATG GGACACTCAGATATACAAGCACCAGCCCTTGATTGTTCTTATGAATCACAAGAGAGCATGCAAGGGATG GAACAATTCACCTCAAGAGCTGCAGCACTTGAGGGCTATTTTGGTACTCAGCAAATCATGCAAGGAATG GGACAATTAAACCCTGTAGGCCCAAGCCGTGGTGACTATTATAGCAATCAACATAACATGCAAGGGCTG ggaCAACTGAACTCAATTGCACCTATCCATGATTCCCATTACCTAACACAACACAGGTTGCAAGGGATG GGGCAGTTGCATTTCAGACCGCCGACCACTACAACTTGTTTTGACGTGCAGGATGGTTTGCAAGATATG GACCAGTCAAATGTGGGACCCACACAACTGCATGGCATGGCACCAAAACACATTTATCCGAAACACTTCTCTCAATAG
- the LOC122279250 gene encoding protein FAR-RED IMPAIRED RESPONSE 1-like isoform X2, translated as MGIDLEQPSGELHKEDNRPNVNVSMVDGRNEGYDRDSSITPNAAGNDKENTGPNVNGRISDSRKKGHAGEGINLDSFKILEPHDAMEFESKEEAFSFYKDYAKSVGFAAIIKASRRSRISGKFIDAKFACTRYGSKRERKTDESVEPVLNVDSTINVPGKRRRGRINLSWTKTDCKACMHVKRRQDGRWIICSIIKEHNHEIFPDQAYYFRGHRNLDLDCSNVDALHAIRARTKKMYVTKSRESGGYKKIDKQKGGVTKQLDSGKHLALEEGDAKLLLDHFMNMQDENPNFFYAIDLNEEQRLRNVFWVDAKSRLDYGSFGDVVFFDTTNIKNENKLPLAPFVGVNHHFQFLLLGSALLSEETKSTYVWLMHVWLRSMGGHAPRVILTDQDKALKEAIAEVFPDTRHCYCLWHILSKIHEKLSYVIRQHENFMSKFNKCIFKSWTNEQFERRWEKMVERFNLRNDIWFQQLYEDRQQWVPTYMKDVCLAGMSTAQRLESINFFFDKYMPRKTTLKEFLEQYKAILREKCEEEAKADFETWHKQPGLKSPSPFGKQLATLYTHAIFKKFQNEVLGVVACHPRKESEDGATKTFRVQDFEENQDFIVVWNEITSDVSCLCHLFEFNGFLCRHIMIVLQMSGVHRIPSQYILKRWTKDAKNRETTGEGSAIVESRVQRYNDLCRRAFKLGDEGSLSQESYNIALNALEEALRKCECVNNSIQSETVPSPQSTQGPQCLGEVNRGNTTSKTNKKNSASKKRQVHSEPQVISIGAHDSWQQMGHSDIQAPALDCSYESQESMQGMEQFTSRAAALEGYFGTQQIMQGMGQLNPVGPSRGDYYSNQHNMQGLGQLNSIAPIHDSHYLTQHRLQGMLHFRPPTTTTCFDVQDGLQDMDQSNVGPTQLHGMAPKHIYPKHFSQ; from the exons ATGGGGATAGATCTTGAGCAGCCTTCGGGGGAATTACACAAGGAAGACAATAGGCCTAACGTGAATGTTAGTATGGTAGATGGTAGAAATGAAGGCTATGACAGAGATAGTTCAATCACTCCAAATGCTGCTGGAAATGATAAGGAAAATACAGGACCAAATGTAAATGGAAGAATATCAGATAGTAGAAAGAAGGGGCATGCTGGAGAGGGAATAAACTTggattctttcaaaattttagaGCCTCATGATGCAATGGAATTTGAATCAAAGGAGGAAGCTTTTTCATTCTATAAAGACTATGCGAAGTCTGTGGGATTTGCTGCTATAATAAAGGCCAGCCGTCGATCCAGGATATCTGGAAAATTTATTGATGCAAAATTTGCATGTACTAGATATGGAAGCAAGCGAGAACGTAAAACAGATGAAAGTGTGGAACCTGTTTTAAATGTAGACAGCACAATAAACGTTCCTGGAAAAAGAAGACGAGGTAGGATTAATCTATCTTGGACAAAAACAGATTGCAAGGCCTGCATGCATGTTAAGAGAAGGCAAGATGGTAGATGGATTATATGTAGTATCATAAAGGAGCATAACCATGAAATTTTCCCAGACCAAGCCTATTACTTTCGGGGTCATAGGAATTTAGATCTAGATTGTAGTAATGTTGATGCATTGCATGCCATCCGGGCGAGAACAAAAAAGATGTATGTTACAAAGTCGAGAGAATCTGGTGGCTATAAGAAAATTGACAAGCAGAAAGGTGGCGTCACCAAGCAATTAGATAGCGGAAAGCATTTGGCTTTAGAAGAAGGAGATGCCAAACTTTTGCTCGACCATTTCATGAATATGCAAGATGAGAATCCTAACTTTTTTTATGCAATAGATCTAAATGAAGAGCAGCGTCTAAGAAATGTTTTTTGGGTTGATGCCAAAAGCAGGCTTGATTACGGCAGTTTTGGTGATGTAGTCTTTTTTGACACCACAAATATTAAGAATGAGAATAAATTGCCGCTGGCTCCCTTTGTTGGTGTGAATCATCATTTTCAGTTCCTATTGCTTGGATCTGCATTATTGTCTGAAGAAACTAAATCAACATATGTTTGGTTAATGCATGTTTGGCTTAGATCAATGGGTGGACATGCTCCTAGAGTGATACTGACTGACCAGGACAAAGCTCTGAAAGAAGCTATTGCAGAGGTCTTTCCTGATACTCGTCATTGTTATTGTTTATGGCACATACTTAGCAAAATTCATGAGAAGCTCAGTTATGTAATTAGGCAACATGAGAATTTTATGTCTAAATTTAACAAATGCATTTTTAAGTCCTGGACTAATGAACAGTTTGAAAGGAGATGGGAAAAAATGGTTGAGAGATTCAACTTAAGAAATGACATCTGGTTCCAGCAACTGTATGAAGATCGTCAACAGTGGGTACCTACATATATGAAGGACGTTTGTTTGGCTGGGATGTCTACAGCCCAACGTTTGGAAAGTATAAACTTTTTCTTTGACAAATACATGCCAAGGAAAACTACATTGAAGGAGTTCTTAGAACAGTATAAAGCAATTCTAAGAGAGAAATGTGAAGAGGAAGCAAAAGCAGATTTTGAAACTTGGCATAAACAGCCAGGGTTGAAATCTCCATCACCTTTTGGAAAACAGTTGGCAACTTTATACACACATGCGATATTTAAGAAGTTCCAAAATGAGGTTTTGGGAGTAGTTGCTTGTCatccaagaaaagaaagtgaagaTGGAGCAACCAAAACCTTTAGGGTTCAAGATTTTGAAGAGAATCAAGATTTTATTGTGGTGTGGAATGAAATAACTTCAGATGTATCTTGTTTATGCCACTTGTTTGAATTCAACGGTTTCCTTTGTAGGCATATAATGATTGTTCTCCAAATGTCTGGTGTGCACAGAATTCCATCTCAGTATATATTGAAACGCTGGACAAAGGATGCAAAGAATAGAGAAACAACGGGAGAAGGTTCAGCTATTGTTGAGTCTAGAGTTCAACGCTACAATGACCTATGTCGACGGGCCTTTAAGTTGGGTGATGAAGGGTCTTTATCTCAAGAGAGTTACAATATTGCATTGAATGCACTAGAAGAAGCTTTGAGAAAGTGTGAGTGTGTAAATAACTCAATTCAGAGTGAAACAGTACCAAGCCCACAATCAACTCAAGGTCCTCAATGCCTTGGAGAGGTGAACCGAGGTAACACGACTAGcaagacaaataaaaaaaatagtgcatCTAAAAAACGACAG GTACATTCAGAGCCACAGGTCATATCAATTGGGGCCCATGACAGCTGGCAACAAATG GGACACTCAGATATACAAGCACCAGCCCTTGATTGTTCTTATGAATCACAAGAGAGCATGCAAGGGATG GAACAATTCACCTCAAGAGCTGCAGCACTTGAGGGCTATTTTGGTACTCAGCAAATCATGCAAGGAATG GGACAATTAAACCCTGTAGGCCCAAGCCGTGGTGACTATTATAGCAATCAACATAACATGCAAGGGCTG ggaCAACTGAACTCAATTGCACCTATCCATGATTCCCATTACCTAACACAACACAGGTTGCAAGGGATG TTGCATTTCAGACCGCCGACCACTACAACTTGTTTTGACGTGCAGGATGGTTTGCAAGATATG GACCAGTCAAATGTGGGACCCACACAACTGCATGGCATGGCACCAAAACACATTTATCCGAAACACTTCTCTCAATAG
- the LOC122279250 gene encoding protein FAR-RED IMPAIRED RESPONSE 1-like isoform X3 → MGIDLEQPSGELHKEDNRPNVNVSMVDGRNEGYDRDSSITPNAAGNDKENTGPNVNGRISDSRKKGHAGEGINLDSFKILEPHDAMEFESKEEAFSFYKDYAKSVGFAAIIKASRRSRISGKFIDAKFACTRYGSKRERKTDESVEPVLNVDSTINVPGKRRRGRINLSWTKTDCKACMHVKRRQDGRWIICSIIKEHNHEIFPDQAYYFRGHRNLDLDCSNVDALHAIRARTKKMYVTKSRESGGYKKIDKQKGGVTKQLDSGKHLALEEGDAKLLLDHFMNMQDENPNFFYAIDLNEEQRLRNVFWVDAKSRLDYGSFGDVVFFDTTNIKNENKLPLAPFVGVNHHFQFLLLGSALLSEETKSTYVWLMHVWLRSMGGHAPRVILTDQDKALKEAIAEVFPDTRHCYCLWHILSKIHEKLSYVIRQHENFMSKFNKCIFKSWTNEQFERRWEKMVERFNLRNDIWFQQLYEDRQQWVPTYMKDVCLAGMSTAQRLESINFFFDKYMPRKTTLKEFLEQYKAILREKCEEEAKADFETWHKQPGLKSPSPFGKQLATLYTHAIFKKFQNEVLGVVACHPRKESEDGATKTFRVQDFEENQDFIVVWNEITSDVSCLCHLFEFNGFLCRHIMIVLQMSGVHRIPSQYILKRWTKDAKNRETTGEGSAIVESRVQRYNDLCRRAFKLGDEGSLSQESYNIALNALEEALRKCECVNNSIQSETVPSPQSTQGPQCLGEVNRGNTTSKTNKKNSASKKRQVHSEPQVISIGAHDSWQQMEQFTSRAAALEGYFGTQQIMQGMGQLNPVGPSRGDYYSNQHNMQGLGQLNSIAPIHDSHYLTQHRLQGMGQLHFRPPTTTTCFDVQDGLQDMDQSNVGPTQLHGMAPKHIYPKHFSQ, encoded by the exons ATGGGGATAGATCTTGAGCAGCCTTCGGGGGAATTACACAAGGAAGACAATAGGCCTAACGTGAATGTTAGTATGGTAGATGGTAGAAATGAAGGCTATGACAGAGATAGTTCAATCACTCCAAATGCTGCTGGAAATGATAAGGAAAATACAGGACCAAATGTAAATGGAAGAATATCAGATAGTAGAAAGAAGGGGCATGCTGGAGAGGGAATAAACTTggattctttcaaaattttagaGCCTCATGATGCAATGGAATTTGAATCAAAGGAGGAAGCTTTTTCATTCTATAAAGACTATGCGAAGTCTGTGGGATTTGCTGCTATAATAAAGGCCAGCCGTCGATCCAGGATATCTGGAAAATTTATTGATGCAAAATTTGCATGTACTAGATATGGAAGCAAGCGAGAACGTAAAACAGATGAAAGTGTGGAACCTGTTTTAAATGTAGACAGCACAATAAACGTTCCTGGAAAAAGAAGACGAGGTAGGATTAATCTATCTTGGACAAAAACAGATTGCAAGGCCTGCATGCATGTTAAGAGAAGGCAAGATGGTAGATGGATTATATGTAGTATCATAAAGGAGCATAACCATGAAATTTTCCCAGACCAAGCCTATTACTTTCGGGGTCATAGGAATTTAGATCTAGATTGTAGTAATGTTGATGCATTGCATGCCATCCGGGCGAGAACAAAAAAGATGTATGTTACAAAGTCGAGAGAATCTGGTGGCTATAAGAAAATTGACAAGCAGAAAGGTGGCGTCACCAAGCAATTAGATAGCGGAAAGCATTTGGCTTTAGAAGAAGGAGATGCCAAACTTTTGCTCGACCATTTCATGAATATGCAAGATGAGAATCCTAACTTTTTTTATGCAATAGATCTAAATGAAGAGCAGCGTCTAAGAAATGTTTTTTGGGTTGATGCCAAAAGCAGGCTTGATTACGGCAGTTTTGGTGATGTAGTCTTTTTTGACACCACAAATATTAAGAATGAGAATAAATTGCCGCTGGCTCCCTTTGTTGGTGTGAATCATCATTTTCAGTTCCTATTGCTTGGATCTGCATTATTGTCTGAAGAAACTAAATCAACATATGTTTGGTTAATGCATGTTTGGCTTAGATCAATGGGTGGACATGCTCCTAGAGTGATACTGACTGACCAGGACAAAGCTCTGAAAGAAGCTATTGCAGAGGTCTTTCCTGATACTCGTCATTGTTATTGTTTATGGCACATACTTAGCAAAATTCATGAGAAGCTCAGTTATGTAATTAGGCAACATGAGAATTTTATGTCTAAATTTAACAAATGCATTTTTAAGTCCTGGACTAATGAACAGTTTGAAAGGAGATGGGAAAAAATGGTTGAGAGATTCAACTTAAGAAATGACATCTGGTTCCAGCAACTGTATGAAGATCGTCAACAGTGGGTACCTACATATATGAAGGACGTTTGTTTGGCTGGGATGTCTACAGCCCAACGTTTGGAAAGTATAAACTTTTTCTTTGACAAATACATGCCAAGGAAAACTACATTGAAGGAGTTCTTAGAACAGTATAAAGCAATTCTAAGAGAGAAATGTGAAGAGGAAGCAAAAGCAGATTTTGAAACTTGGCATAAACAGCCAGGGTTGAAATCTCCATCACCTTTTGGAAAACAGTTGGCAACTTTATACACACATGCGATATTTAAGAAGTTCCAAAATGAGGTTTTGGGAGTAGTTGCTTGTCatccaagaaaagaaagtgaagaTGGAGCAACCAAAACCTTTAGGGTTCAAGATTTTGAAGAGAATCAAGATTTTATTGTGGTGTGGAATGAAATAACTTCAGATGTATCTTGTTTATGCCACTTGTTTGAATTCAACGGTTTCCTTTGTAGGCATATAATGATTGTTCTCCAAATGTCTGGTGTGCACAGAATTCCATCTCAGTATATATTGAAACGCTGGACAAAGGATGCAAAGAATAGAGAAACAACGGGAGAAGGTTCAGCTATTGTTGAGTCTAGAGTTCAACGCTACAATGACCTATGTCGACGGGCCTTTAAGTTGGGTGATGAAGGGTCTTTATCTCAAGAGAGTTACAATATTGCATTGAATGCACTAGAAGAAGCTTTGAGAAAGTGTGAGTGTGTAAATAACTCAATTCAGAGTGAAACAGTACCAAGCCCACAATCAACTCAAGGTCCTCAATGCCTTGGAGAGGTGAACCGAGGTAACACGACTAGcaagacaaataaaaaaaatagtgcatCTAAAAAACGACAG GTACATTCAGAGCCACAGGTCATATCAATTGGGGCCCATGACAGCTGGCAACAAATG GAACAATTCACCTCAAGAGCTGCAGCACTTGAGGGCTATTTTGGTACTCAGCAAATCATGCAAGGAATG GGACAATTAAACCCTGTAGGCCCAAGCCGTGGTGACTATTATAGCAATCAACATAACATGCAAGGGCTG ggaCAACTGAACTCAATTGCACCTATCCATGATTCCCATTACCTAACACAACACAGGTTGCAAGGGATG GGGCAGTTGCATTTCAGACCGCCGACCACTACAACTTGTTTTGACGTGCAGGATGGTTTGCAAGATATG GACCAGTCAAATGTGGGACCCACACAACTGCATGGCATGGCACCAAAACACATTTATCCGAAACACTTCTCTCAATAG
- the LOC122279250 gene encoding protein FAR-RED IMPAIRED RESPONSE 1-like isoform X4 — MGIDLEQPSGELHKEDNRPNVNVSMVDGRNEGYDRDSSITPNAAGNDKENTGPNVNGRISDSRKKGHAGEGINLDSFKILEPHDAMEFESKEEAFSFYKDYAKSVGFAAIIKASRRSRISGKFIDAKFACTRYGSKRERKTDESVEPVLNVDSTINVPGKRRRGRINLSWTKTDCKACMHVKRRQDGRWIICSIIKEHNHEIFPDQAYYFRGHRNLDLDCSNVDALHAIRARTKKMYVTKSRESGGYKKIDKQKGGVTKQLDSGKHLALEEGDAKLLLDHFMNMQDENPNFFYAIDLNEEQRLRNVFWVDAKSRLDYGSFGDVVFFDTTNIKNENKLPLAPFVGVNHHFQFLLLGSALLSEETKSTYVWLMHVWLRSMGGHAPRVILTDQDKALKEAIAEVFPDTRHCYCLWHILSKIHEKLSYVIRQHENFMSKFNKCIFKSWTNEQFERRWEKMVERFNLRNDIWFQQLYEDRQQWVPTYMKDVCLAGMSTAQRLESINFFFDKYMPRKTTLKEFLEQYKAILREKCEEEAKADFETWHKQPGLKSPSPFGKQLATLYTHAIFKKFQNEVLGVVACHPRKESEDGATKTFRVQDFEENQDFIVVWNEITSDVSCLCHLFEFNGFLCRHIMIVLQMSGVHRIPSQYILKRWTKDAKNRETTGEGSAIVESRVQRYNDLCRRAFKLGDEGSLSQESYNIALNALEEALRKCECVNNSIQSETVPSPQSTQGPQCLGEVNRGNTTSKTNKKNSASKKRQVHSEPQVISIGAHDSWQQMGHSDIQAPALDCSYESQESMQGMEQFTSRAAALEGYFGTQQIMQGMGQLNPVGPSRGDYYSNQHNMQGLGQLHFRPPTTTTCFDVQDGLQDMDQSNVGPTQLHGMAPKHIYPKHFSQ; from the exons ATGGGGATAGATCTTGAGCAGCCTTCGGGGGAATTACACAAGGAAGACAATAGGCCTAACGTGAATGTTAGTATGGTAGATGGTAGAAATGAAGGCTATGACAGAGATAGTTCAATCACTCCAAATGCTGCTGGAAATGATAAGGAAAATACAGGACCAAATGTAAATGGAAGAATATCAGATAGTAGAAAGAAGGGGCATGCTGGAGAGGGAATAAACTTggattctttcaaaattttagaGCCTCATGATGCAATGGAATTTGAATCAAAGGAGGAAGCTTTTTCATTCTATAAAGACTATGCGAAGTCTGTGGGATTTGCTGCTATAATAAAGGCCAGCCGTCGATCCAGGATATCTGGAAAATTTATTGATGCAAAATTTGCATGTACTAGATATGGAAGCAAGCGAGAACGTAAAACAGATGAAAGTGTGGAACCTGTTTTAAATGTAGACAGCACAATAAACGTTCCTGGAAAAAGAAGACGAGGTAGGATTAATCTATCTTGGACAAAAACAGATTGCAAGGCCTGCATGCATGTTAAGAGAAGGCAAGATGGTAGATGGATTATATGTAGTATCATAAAGGAGCATAACCATGAAATTTTCCCAGACCAAGCCTATTACTTTCGGGGTCATAGGAATTTAGATCTAGATTGTAGTAATGTTGATGCATTGCATGCCATCCGGGCGAGAACAAAAAAGATGTATGTTACAAAGTCGAGAGAATCTGGTGGCTATAAGAAAATTGACAAGCAGAAAGGTGGCGTCACCAAGCAATTAGATAGCGGAAAGCATTTGGCTTTAGAAGAAGGAGATGCCAAACTTTTGCTCGACCATTTCATGAATATGCAAGATGAGAATCCTAACTTTTTTTATGCAATAGATCTAAATGAAGAGCAGCGTCTAAGAAATGTTTTTTGGGTTGATGCCAAAAGCAGGCTTGATTACGGCAGTTTTGGTGATGTAGTCTTTTTTGACACCACAAATATTAAGAATGAGAATAAATTGCCGCTGGCTCCCTTTGTTGGTGTGAATCATCATTTTCAGTTCCTATTGCTTGGATCTGCATTATTGTCTGAAGAAACTAAATCAACATATGTTTGGTTAATGCATGTTTGGCTTAGATCAATGGGTGGACATGCTCCTAGAGTGATACTGACTGACCAGGACAAAGCTCTGAAAGAAGCTATTGCAGAGGTCTTTCCTGATACTCGTCATTGTTATTGTTTATGGCACATACTTAGCAAAATTCATGAGAAGCTCAGTTATGTAATTAGGCAACATGAGAATTTTATGTCTAAATTTAACAAATGCATTTTTAAGTCCTGGACTAATGAACAGTTTGAAAGGAGATGGGAAAAAATGGTTGAGAGATTCAACTTAAGAAATGACATCTGGTTCCAGCAACTGTATGAAGATCGTCAACAGTGGGTACCTACATATATGAAGGACGTTTGTTTGGCTGGGATGTCTACAGCCCAACGTTTGGAAAGTATAAACTTTTTCTTTGACAAATACATGCCAAGGAAAACTACATTGAAGGAGTTCTTAGAACAGTATAAAGCAATTCTAAGAGAGAAATGTGAAGAGGAAGCAAAAGCAGATTTTGAAACTTGGCATAAACAGCCAGGGTTGAAATCTCCATCACCTTTTGGAAAACAGTTGGCAACTTTATACACACATGCGATATTTAAGAAGTTCCAAAATGAGGTTTTGGGAGTAGTTGCTTGTCatccaagaaaagaaagtgaagaTGGAGCAACCAAAACCTTTAGGGTTCAAGATTTTGAAGAGAATCAAGATTTTATTGTGGTGTGGAATGAAATAACTTCAGATGTATCTTGTTTATGCCACTTGTTTGAATTCAACGGTTTCCTTTGTAGGCATATAATGATTGTTCTCCAAATGTCTGGTGTGCACAGAATTCCATCTCAGTATATATTGAAACGCTGGACAAAGGATGCAAAGAATAGAGAAACAACGGGAGAAGGTTCAGCTATTGTTGAGTCTAGAGTTCAACGCTACAATGACCTATGTCGACGGGCCTTTAAGTTGGGTGATGAAGGGTCTTTATCTCAAGAGAGTTACAATATTGCATTGAATGCACTAGAAGAAGCTTTGAGAAAGTGTGAGTGTGTAAATAACTCAATTCAGAGTGAAACAGTACCAAGCCCACAATCAACTCAAGGTCCTCAATGCCTTGGAGAGGTGAACCGAGGTAACACGACTAGcaagacaaataaaaaaaatagtgcatCTAAAAAACGACAG GTACATTCAGAGCCACAGGTCATATCAATTGGGGCCCATGACAGCTGGCAACAAATG GGACACTCAGATATACAAGCACCAGCCCTTGATTGTTCTTATGAATCACAAGAGAGCATGCAAGGGATG GAACAATTCACCTCAAGAGCTGCAGCACTTGAGGGCTATTTTGGTACTCAGCAAATCATGCAAGGAATG GGACAATTAAACCCTGTAGGCCCAAGCCGTGGTGACTATTATAGCAATCAACATAACATGCAAGGGCTG GGGCAGTTGCATTTCAGACCGCCGACCACTACAACTTGTTTTGACGTGCAGGATGGTTTGCAAGATATG GACCAGTCAAATGTGGGACCCACACAACTGCATGGCATGGCACCAAAACACATTTATCCGAAACACTTCTCTCAATAG